A single region of the Vicia villosa cultivar HV-30 ecotype Madison, WI linkage group LG4, Vvil1.0, whole genome shotgun sequence genome encodes:
- the LOC131595630 gene encoding receptor protein kinase-like protein ZAR1, which translates to MLPHKNNNNIHTSISISNIITLLFLYLYLCLSIIPLTSSLNSDGLSLLALKAAIDLDPTGILTSWSDSVPTPCNWEGVSCTTNNDRVTQLTLPSKSLSGYLPSELGQLTELTSLILHNNNFSKTIPSSLFNATNKLIVLDLSHNSLSGPLPLSFTSLKSLIHCDLSSNFLNGSIPDSLTELTALTGTLNLSFNSFSGGIPASLGNLPVEVSLDLRDNNLTGEIPQVGSLLNQGPTAFSGNPGLCGFPLRDLCPDGERVPDRLPEDPNPNPIAIQTGSAQDQKQRSGLLVVVVVVLVSLGAVVVLMSVLVLRRRKRLNEGEEEGGFEKRKVESEVLGSGEEQKGRFVVLDEGFGLELEDLLRASAYVVGKSRSGIVYKVVGVGKGLVPAGTAVAVRRLSEGDDGGLRFKEFEYEVEGIGRVRHPNVVPLRAYYYASDEKLLITDFIRNGSLHTVLHGGPSDSLPPLSWPARLKIAQGTARGLMYIHEFSGRKYVHGNIKSTKILLDDDLHPYISGFGLTRLGLGMSKSTTTFTHRRQNSNQSIVTSAMSSKVAASSKNYMAPELRVTGAKFTQKCDVYSFGIVLLELLTGRLPDLGPENDQKELESFVRIAFREEQPLSEIIDPALLPEVNAKKQVVAAFHVALNCTELDPELRPKMRTVSESLDHIKIQ; encoded by the exons ATGCTCCCtcataaaaacaacaacaacattcacaCTTCCATTTCCATTTCCAACATCATCACTCTCCTCTTCCTCTATCTCTATCTCTGTCTCTCCATTATTCCCCTCACTTCATCTCTCAACTCAGACGGCCTCTCATTACTCGCCCTAAAAGCCGCAATCGACCTCGACCCCACCGGAATCCTCACCTCATGGTCCGACTCAGTTCCCACACCCTGCAACTGGGAAGGAGTATCATGCACCACCAACAACGACCGAGTCACTCAACTCACCCTCCCTTCAAAATCCCTCTCTGGCTACCTCCCCTCCGAGTTAGGCCAACTCACTGAACTCACCTCCCTCATTCTCCACAACAACAACTTCTCCAAAACcattccttcatcactcttcaACGCCACCAACAAACTCATCGTCTTAGATCTTTCTCACAACTCTCTCTCTGGTCCTCTTCCGTTGTCATTCACTTCACTCAAATCTCTCATCCATTGTGATTTATCTTCCAACTTTCTCAATGGCTCTATTCCAGACTCGTTAACCGAACTCACCGCTTTAACCGGTACTTTGAATCTCTCTTTTAATAGCTTCTCCGGCGGGATACCGGCTTCTTTAGGTAATCTTCCGGTGGAAGTTAGTTTGGATCTCCGTGATAATAATCTCACTGGGGAAATACCTCAGGTGGGGTCCTTGTTAAATCAAGGTCCCACTGCTTTTTCTGGGAATCCCGGACTTTGCGGGTTTCCGTTACGGGACCTTTGTCCGGATGGAGAAAGGGTTCCGGACCGTTTACCGGAAGATCCGAATCCGAACCCGATTGCTATTCAAACGGGTTCGGCTCAGGATCAGAAGCAGAGAAGTGGGCTGTTGGTTGTTGTGGTTGTGGTTTTGGTTTCTCTTGGGGCTGTGGTGGTTTTGATGTCGGTGTTGGTACTCCGGCGGCGGAAGAGGTTGAATGAAGGGGAAGAGGAAGGTGGGTTTGAAAAGAGGAAGGTGGAGAGTGAGGTTTTGGGTTCTGGGGAGGAGCAGAAGGGGAGATTTGTGGTGTTGGATGAAGGGTTTGGGTTGGaattggaggatttgttgagggcTTCTGCATATGTGGTGGGGAAGAGTAGGAGTGGGATTGTGTATAAGGTTGTTGGTGTTGGGAAAGGGTTGGTTCCAGCGGGGACAGCGGTGGCTGTTCGGCGGCTGAGTGAGGGAGATGATGGAGGTTTAAGGTTTAAGGAATTTGAGTATGAGGTGGAAGGTATTGGGAGGGTGAGACACCCTAATGTTGTGCCTTTGAGAGCTTATTACTATGCAAGTGATGAGAAACTTCTCATCACTGATTTCATTCGCAATGGAAGCTTGCACACTGTTTTGCATG GCGGGCCATCCGATTCATTGCCACCATTATCATGGCCAGCAAGATTAAAAATTGCTCAAGGAACTGCAAGGGGATTGATGTACATACACGAGTTTAGTGGTAGGAAGTATGTCCACGGCAACATAAAATCGACAAAAATACTGTTGGATGATGATCTTCATCCTTATATATCCGGTTTCGGACTTACCCGTCTTGGTTTAGGTATGTCAAAGTCTACCACCACTTTCACACATAGGCGGCAAAATTCAAACCAGTCTATTGTAACCTCAGCAATGAGTTCAAAAGTTGCTGCTTCCTCTAAGAACTACATGGCACCCGAGTTGCGTGTGACTGGAGCAAAGTTCACCCAGAAATGTGATGTGTATTCTTTTGGTATAGTGTTGTTAGAACTTTTGACAGGCCGGTTGCCGGATTTGGGACCCGAAAATGATCAGAAGGAGCTTGAGAGTTTTGTGAGGATAGCATTTAGGGAGGAACAGCCCTTGTCAGAGATTATCGATCCAGCACTTCTGCCCGAGGTTAATGCGAAAAAACAGGTTGTTGCAGCATTTCATGTTGCGCTGAACTGCACAGAACTTGATCCGGAATTGCGACCGAAAATGAGAACTGTGTCTGAGAGCCTTGATCACATCAAAATTCAGTAG